A window of Saccharomyces eubayanus strain FM1318 chromosome XII, whole genome shotgun sequence contains these coding sequences:
- the CRN1 gene encoding coronin, protein MSGKFVRASKYRHVFGQAVKKELQYEKLKVTNNAWDSNLLKTNGKYIAVNWNASGGGAFAVIPIGEVGKAPDQVPLFRGHTAQVLDTDFDPFNDRRIASGSDDSKIGIWDVPENYKFHDHVDENGDPIDIKPVKFLTGHARKVGHVLYHPVAKNVLASSSGDYTVKLWDVEAGKDLITLKHPDMVTSMSFSYDGNHLATVARDKKLRVWNIRDEKIVSEGPAHTGAKNQRVVWLGNSDRLATTGFSKLSDRQIGIWDAFNLEKGDLGGFYTVDQSSGILMPFYDDGNKILYLVGKGDGNIRYYEFQNDELFELSEFQSTEAQRGFAVVPKRMVNVKENEIFXGFKTVVDQRIEPISFFVPRRAEEFQEDIYPDAPSDKPALTADEWFSGKSVEGPILVSMRSIYDGSVPSFHEAKKPEEASTQAEDPKVKEAKSVKKEEKPLEEIKKEEKQEAPTPPSSTFSSSPTINHVLKEDTSINKLLKKSSDIDEVNRAEDPSRDTSGWEEADDEPAPVKIETVITPTETKKENPVKVESPKVAEPAPVSIATDRNQEEKTAENENSPAPSSSTTTTITATTASTKESSSAAKASTKSLGLKQSVEKLSTLVLQLEDVIDKLMKANLDKDERLLKLEQRISELSK, encoded by the coding sequence ATGAGTGGGAAATTTGTACGTGCATCTAAGTATAGACACGTTTTTGGTCAGGCAGTCAAAAAGGAATTGCAATACGAAAAACTTAAGGTTACGAATAATGCTTGGGACTCTAACTTGCTGAAAACCAATGGTAAATATATTGCGGTGAACTGGAACGCTTCCGGAGGCGGTGCCTTTGCTGTTATTCCAATTGGAGAAGTGGGCAAGGCCCCAGACCAAGTGCCTTTATTCAGAGGCCACACCGCGCAAGTCCTGGATACGGATTTTGATCCATTTAATGATCGTAGAATTGCTTCCGGTTCTGATGATTCTAAGATTGGTATCTGGGATGTCCCGGAAAACTACAAGTTTCATGACCATGTAGACGAAAATGGGGACCCAATTGATATCAAGCCTGTGAAGTTTTTAACTGGTCATGCAAGAAAAGTTGGACATGTTCTTTATCACCCTGTCGCCAAGAATGTATTGGCATCTTCCTCAGGTGACTACACTGTCAAGCTATGGGATGTGGAAGCTGGGAAGGACCTGATCACTTTGAAACACCCTGATATGGTAACATCCATGTCATTTTCGTACGATGGTAATCACCTAGCCACAGTGGCCCGAGATAAGAAATTGAGAGTCTGGAATATCagagatgaaaaaattgtcaGTGAAGGGCCTGCACATACTGGTGCAAAAAACCAAAGGGTCGTATGGTTAGGAAACTCTGACAGATTGGCTACCACTGGTTTTTCTAAACTGAGTGATCGTCAAATAGGTATCTGGGATGCCTTCAATCTCGAAAAGGGAGATCTGGGTGGTTTTTATACCGTTGACCAATCATCAGGTATCTTAATGCCTTTTTATGACGATGGTAATAAGATACTTTACTTGGTAGGTAAAGGTGATGGTAATATTCGATATTACGAATTCCAAAACGATGAACTGTTTGAATTGTCTGAATTCCAGTCGACGGAAGCACAGAGAGGGTTTGCTGTGGTTCCTAAGAGAATGGTAAATgtcaaagaaaacgaaatcTTTAKGGGTTTTAAAACCGTCGTTGATCAACGTATCGAACCAATTTCATTCTTCGTTCCAAGAAGAGCAGAAGAGTTCCAAGAGGATATCTATCCAGACGCACCATCGGATAAGCCAGCTTTAACCGCCGATGAGTGGTTTTCTGGTAAATCCGTGGAGGGTCCAATACTTGTTAGCATGAGATCCATCTATGATGGTTCTGTTCCAAGTTTCCACGAAGCTAAAAAGCCTGAAGAGGCATCTACCCAAGCAGAGGATCCCAAAGTTAAAGAAGCAAAGTCCGTTAAGAAAGAGGAGAAGCCACTTgaggaaatcaaaaaagaagagaagcaAGAAGCTCCTACACCACCAAGTTCTACCTTCTCATCTTCCCCTACGATTAACCATGTGTTGAAAGAGGATACGTCGATTAACAAGCTGCTAAAAAAGTCCTCtgatattgatgaagtCAATCGCGCAGAAGATCCATCCAGAGATACTTCCGGGTGGGAAGAAGCTGATGATGAGCCAGCTCCTGTTAAAATCGAAACTGTTATTACCCCAACTGAAACTAAAAAGGAGAACCCAGTTAAGGTAGAATCTCCAAAGGTAGCAGAACCAGCACCGGTATCAATTGCCACAGATagaaaccaagaagaaaagaccGCAGAGAATGAAAACTCTCCGGCTCCTTCATCTTCGACTACCACGACTATTACCGCTACCACGGCCAGTACCAAggaatcttcttcagcagctAAGGCTTCTACCAAGTCGTTAGGCTTAAAGCAATCTGTTGAAAAGTTGTCCACATTGGTTCTGCAATTGGAAGATGTAATTGATAAACTAATGAAAGCCAACCTTGACAAGGATGAACGTTTGTTAAAATTGGAACAAAGGATTAGCGAATTGtccaaatga